A region of Curvibacter sp. AEP1-3 DNA encodes the following proteins:
- a CDS encoding peptidase U32 family protein, translated as MSLQDFQLELLAPARTADIGIEAVNHGADAVYIGGPGFGARSSADNSVADIARLVQHAHRYNSRIFVTMNTILRDDELEPARKQAWQLFEAGVDALIVQDMGLLAIDMPPLQLHASTQTDIRTPEKARFLQDVGLSQIVLARELTTKQIAAIRAATDPEKCTLEFFIHGALCVAYSGQCYISAAHTGRSANRGECSQACRLPYQVVDDKGRFVAHDKHVLSMKDNNQSENLAALVDAGIRSFKIEGRYKDMGYVKNITAHYRKLLDRLIEDRQYSDQPLARSSSGTTTFTFDPDPNQNFNREFTDYFVQGRQIDIGAFDTPKNPGQAIGYVTKVNADSVELELMDRSKHLSNGDGLCYYDLQKELVGLAINRAEAINAAKGLWRVFPKDPMPGFKDLRKGVEVNRNRDVNWTRTLDKKSSDRRIGVWAVLTEVPEGIALTLTDEDGFTATARTTLPRELAKDTGTAMDTLKDNVSKMGATIFAALDVQVQFSQPWFVPASVLNPLRREAVDALERARAAGFVRLAPGVAVEPPVAYPEDTLSYLANVFNQAAHGFYAKHGVKVIAPAYEAVEELGEVSLMITKHCVRFSLSLCPKQAKGVTGVQGQVKAEPLQLINGKEKLTLRFDCKPCEMHVVGKMKTSVANQSRKELLEAAQGVPMTFHKTRPKQEFGH; from the coding sequence ATGTCTTTGCAAGATTTCCAACTCGAATTGCTGGCGCCTGCCCGCACGGCTGACATCGGTATCGAAGCCGTGAACCACGGTGCCGATGCGGTCTACATCGGCGGCCCCGGCTTCGGGGCCCGCTCCAGCGCCGACAACAGCGTGGCCGACATCGCGCGGCTGGTGCAGCACGCGCACCGCTACAACAGCCGCATCTTCGTCACCATGAACACCATCCTGCGGGACGACGAGCTGGAGCCCGCACGCAAACAGGCCTGGCAACTGTTTGAGGCCGGTGTCGATGCCCTTATCGTGCAAGACATGGGGTTGTTGGCTATCGATATGCCGCCGTTGCAGCTTCATGCCAGTACCCAGACGGATATCCGCACGCCCGAGAAAGCACGCTTCTTGCAAGACGTGGGCCTCTCGCAAATCGTGCTGGCACGCGAACTCACGACCAAGCAGATTGCGGCCATCCGCGCCGCCACCGATCCGGAGAAGTGCACGCTGGAGTTCTTTATCCACGGCGCTCTGTGCGTGGCCTACAGCGGCCAGTGCTACATCAGCGCAGCCCACACGGGGCGCAGCGCCAACCGGGGCGAATGCAGCCAGGCCTGCCGCCTTCCCTACCAGGTCGTGGACGACAAGGGCCGCTTTGTGGCGCACGACAAGCATGTGCTGTCCATGAAAGACAACAACCAAAGCGAGAACCTGGCCGCCTTGGTGGATGCAGGCATCCGCAGCTTCAAGATCGAAGGGCGCTACAAGGACATGGGCTATGTGAAAAACATCACCGCCCACTACCGCAAGCTGCTGGACCGGCTGATCGAGGACCGTCAGTACTCTGACCAACCCTTGGCCCGAAGCAGCAGTGGCACCACCACCTTCACCTTCGATCCCGACCCTAACCAGAACTTCAACCGCGAATTCACCGACTACTTTGTGCAGGGCCGCCAGATCGACATCGGGGCCTTCGACACCCCCAAAAACCCGGGCCAAGCTATCGGTTACGTCACCAAGGTCAATGCCGACAGCGTGGAACTGGAGCTGATGGACCGCAGCAAACACTTAAGCAATGGCGATGGCCTGTGCTATTACGACCTGCAAAAAGAACTGGTGGGCTTGGCCATCAACCGCGCAGAAGCCATCAACGCGGCCAAGGGCTTGTGGCGCGTGTTCCCCAAAGACCCCATGCCGGGTTTCAAAGACCTGCGCAAAGGCGTGGAGGTGAACCGCAACCGCGATGTGAACTGGACCCGCACCCTCGACAAAAAGAGCAGCGACCGGCGCATCGGCGTCTGGGCCGTGTTGACAGAAGTCCCAGAGGGCATTGCCCTCACCCTGACCGATGAAGACGGCTTCACCGCCACTGCCCGCACCACCCTGCCCCGCGAGCTGGCCAAGGATACTGGCACGGCGATGGACACCCTCAAGGACAACGTCAGCAAAATGGGCGCCACCATTTTTGCGGCGCTCGATGTGCAAGTGCAGTTCAGCCAGCCCTGGTTTGTACCCGCCTCGGTGCTCAACCCCCTGCGGCGTGAGGCGGTGGATGCGCTGGAGCGTGCCCGTGCTGCCGGATTTGTGCGCTTGGCGCCCGGTGTGGCGGTGGAGCCACCGGTGGCCTATCCCGAAGACACCTTGAGCTACCTCGCCAACGTGTTCAACCAGGCGGCCCACGGCTTTTACGCCAAGCATGGTGTCAAAGTGATTGCCCCGGCCTATGAGGCGGTGGAAGAACTGGGTGAGGTGAGCCTGATGATCACCAAGCACTGTGTGCGCTTCTCTTTAAGCCTCTGCCCCAAGCAGGCCAAAGGCGTGACTGGTGTGCAAGGCCAAGTGAAGGCGGAGCCTTTACAACTCATCAACGGCAAAGAAAAGCTCACTCTGCGCTTTGACTGCAAACCCTGCGAAATGCATGTGGTGGGCAAGATGAAAACCAGTGTGGCCAACCAGAGCCGCAAAGAGCTGCTGGAAGCGGCACAGGGCGTGCCCATGACTTTCCACAAGACCCGACCCAAGCAGGAGTTCGGGCACTAA
- a CDS encoding NAD(P)H-dependent oxidoreductase codes for MSDLISKLQWRYAAKKFNPAKAVPQEKLDRILEAIRLTATSSGLQPYEVIVVSSKEVREKIVPVAWNQAQITDGSHLLVFAAWDNYTADRINMMFDLVNTERGFINEGWESYRKMILGTYVPRDAEVNYQHAARQAYIGVGTALIAAAEEQVDATPMEGFDPKAVDEILGLDKRGLRSVVIMPLGYRADEGDWLVNLKKVRRSRDNFVTEVK; via the coding sequence ATGTCCGATCTGATCAGCAAACTGCAGTGGCGCTACGCTGCCAAGAAATTCAATCCCGCCAAGGCAGTCCCGCAGGAAAAGCTGGACCGTATCCTGGAAGCCATCCGTCTGACCGCCACCTCCAGCGGCTTGCAGCCCTATGAAGTGATTGTGGTGAGCAGCAAGGAAGTGCGTGAAAAGATCGTACCGGTTGCATGGAACCAGGCGCAAATCACCGATGGCTCACACCTTCTGGTGTTTGCAGCATGGGACAACTACACCGCGGATCGCATCAACATGATGTTCGACCTGGTGAACACCGAGCGCGGCTTCATCAACGAAGGTTGGGAAAGCTACCGCAAGATGATTCTGGGCACCTACGTGCCACGTGATGCCGAGGTGAATTACCAGCACGCTGCCCGCCAAGCCTACATTGGCGTGGGTACCGCCCTGATTGCTGCGGCGGAAGAACAAGTCGATGCCACCCCGATGGAAGGTTTTGACCCCAAGGCCGTGGACGAGATCCTGGGCTTGGACAAGCGTGGCCTGCGCAGCGTGGTGATCATGCCTTTGGGCTACCGCGCCGATGAAGGTGATTGGTTGGTGAACCTGAAGAAGGTGCGCCGCAGCCGCGACAACTTTGTGACCGAAGTGAAGTGA
- the purL gene encoding phosphoribosylformylglycinamidine synthase, with protein MTLHITSFEGGNALSNFRVQQLLPALQGVSDKISGIAARFVHLAATEAALDKPLADKLAALLTYGDPYTGPSEGPAIVVSPRFGTVSPWASKATDIAHNCGLAVKRVERLVEYRLTLKNGLLSKSALTPEQLQALAALLHDRMTESAMLDRAQAQELFNALQPAPMDHVDVLAGGKDALVKANTQFGLALAADEIDYLVNAFTTLGRNPTDVELMMFAQANSEHCRHKIFNAQFTIDGVAQDKSMFGMIRNTHQLHPQYMLVAYSDNASVMEGVQVERFTAKSANGAGAVSAPSYEKHSKTNHILMKVETHNHPTAISPFPGASTGAGGEIRDEGATGRGSKPKAGLTGFTVSKLWGSTLGKPEHIASPLQIMVEGPLGGAAFNNEFGRPNLLGYFREYEQTVASDVDTVARGYHKPIMIAGGLGIIDADQTDKIEFPAGSLLIQLGGPGMRIGMGGSAASSMATGANAAELDFDSVQRGNPEIERRAQEVINQCWMQGERNPILAIHDVGAGGLSNAFPELTNDAGRGARFDLRAVKLEESGMAPKEIWCNESQERFVLAIAPESLAQFEALCERERCPFAVIGVATEERQLQLVDEGAESPVDMPMNVLLGKPPKMHRDVKTVARQFKPLDLTGVDLQKAVIDVLAHPTVASKRFLITIGDRTVGGLTHRDQMVGPWQVPVADCAVTLADFKGFAGEAMSMGERTPLAALDAPASGRMAVAEAITNLLAAPIELPRVKLSANWMAACGEPGEDAALYATVKAVGMELCPALGISIPVGKDSLSMRTQWKDAGTDKKVTSPVSLIVSGFATLQDVRGTLTPQLNASEDTTLVLVDLGKGQHRMAASILAQTLDQVGEKVPDLDDAKDLVNLVNAVNALRAKGQVLAYHDRGDGGLLATVAEMAFAGRVGVALNVDMLVTEGDGISDSRMDVGDSKNWSGQVGARREEATLKALFSEELGVVLQVRTAERSEVMATLREHGLSKFSHFIGKTRPATDAIDAGKGELQIWRDAKSIFSAKLADLHQVWDAVSWKIAQQRDNPVCADAEHAAAGAESDPGMHIYMPNKALALVESAQAAIKSGAPAILTSRPKVAVLREQGVNSHVEMAYAFTEAGFEAYDVHMTDLQTGRAKLADFKGVVACGGFSYGDTLGAGIGWARSITFNDVLSEQFKAFFARQDTFGLGVCNGCQMFAELADIIPGAQDWPRFTTNQSERFEARLSLVEVLESPSLFFTDLAGMRLPIAVAHGEGYANFKYRGNADKSIAAMRYVDNTGAATEAYPFNPNGSAGGLTAVTTAEGRFTAMMPHPERVFRNVQMSWTSLDKSEFSPWMQLWRNARKWVG; from the coding sequence GTGACCCTGCACATCACCTCTTTCGAGGGCGGTAACGCCCTGAGCAATTTCCGCGTCCAACAACTCCTGCCCGCCTTGCAAGGTGTGAGCGACAAGATTTCCGGCATTGCTGCCCGTTTTGTGCACCTGGCCGCTACCGAAGCGGCTCTGGACAAGCCCCTGGCCGACAAGCTGGCCGCTTTGCTGACCTATGGTGACCCGTACACCGGTCCGTCTGAAGGCCCCGCGATCGTGGTGAGCCCCCGTTTCGGCACCGTGAGCCCCTGGGCCTCCAAGGCTACCGATATCGCCCACAACTGCGGCCTGGCCGTGAAGCGTGTAGAGCGTCTGGTGGAGTACCGCTTGACCTTGAAGAACGGCCTATTGAGCAAAAGTGCTCTGACTCCGGAGCAGCTCCAGGCCTTGGCCGCCCTGCTGCACGACCGCATGACCGAGAGCGCCATGTTGGATCGCGCTCAAGCACAAGAGCTTTTCAACGCCCTTCAACCCGCGCCCATGGACCATGTGGACGTGTTGGCCGGTGGCAAAGACGCCTTGGTGAAAGCCAACACGCAATTTGGTTTGGCCCTGGCCGCTGATGAGATTGACTACCTGGTGAACGCCTTCACCACGCTGGGCCGCAACCCGACCGACGTGGAATTGATGATGTTTGCGCAGGCCAATAGCGAGCACTGCCGCCACAAAATTTTCAACGCCCAGTTCACCATCGACGGCGTGGCCCAGGACAAGAGCATGTTCGGCATGATCCGCAACACGCACCAGCTGCACCCCCAGTACATGCTGGTGGCCTACTCGGACAACGCCTCGGTGATGGAAGGCGTGCAGGTCGAGCGCTTTACAGCTAAATCGGCCAATGGCGCAGGTGCAGTGAGCGCGCCAAGCTACGAAAAGCATAGCAAGACCAACCATATCCTGATGAAGGTGGAAACCCATAACCACCCCACAGCCATCTCCCCATTCCCCGGCGCCTCTACGGGTGCGGGTGGCGAAATCCGTGACGAAGGTGCGACCGGCCGCGGCTCCAAGCCCAAGGCGGGCCTGACCGGCTTTACCGTGTCCAAGCTCTGGGGCAGCACCTTGGGCAAGCCTGAGCACATTGCCAGCCCGCTGCAGATCATGGTCGAAGGCCCCTTGGGCGGTGCGGCGTTCAACAACGAATTTGGCCGGCCCAACCTGCTGGGCTATTTCCGCGAGTACGAGCAGACAGTCGCCAGCGATGTGGACACCGTGGCACGCGGCTACCACAAGCCCATCATGATCGCAGGTGGCCTCGGCATCATCGATGCCGACCAGACCGACAAGATTGAATTCCCCGCTGGCAGCCTGCTGATCCAGCTCGGCGGCCCCGGCATGCGCATTGGCATGGGTGGCAGCGCTGCCAGCTCCATGGCCACCGGCGCCAACGCGGCAGAACTGGACTTTGACTCGGTGCAGCGCGGCAACCCCGAGATCGAGCGTCGTGCGCAAGAGGTGATTAATCAGTGCTGGATGCAAGGTGAGCGCAACCCCATCCTGGCCATCCATGATGTGGGTGCGGGCGGCTTGTCCAACGCCTTCCCCGAGCTGACCAACGACGCAGGCCGTGGCGCCCGCTTTGATTTGCGTGCCGTCAAGCTCGAAGAGTCCGGCATGGCACCCAAAGAAATTTGGTGCAACGAGAGCCAGGAACGCTTCGTCTTGGCCATCGCTCCCGAGTCGCTGGCGCAGTTTGAAGCGCTGTGCGAGCGCGAGCGTTGCCCGTTTGCGGTGATTGGCGTGGCGACTGAAGAGCGCCAGTTGCAGTTGGTGGACGAGGGTGCGGAGTCTCCGGTGGACATGCCGATGAATGTCTTGTTGGGCAAGCCGCCCAAGATGCACCGCGATGTAAAGACCGTAGCCCGCCAATTCAAACCGCTGGACCTGACTGGCGTGGACTTGCAGAAGGCCGTCATCGATGTGCTGGCGCACCCCACTGTGGCCTCCAAGCGCTTCCTGATCACCATCGGCGACCGTACCGTGGGTGGCCTGACCCACCGCGACCAGATGGTCGGCCCCTGGCAGGTGCCGGTGGCAGACTGCGCGGTCACTTTGGCTGACTTCAAGGGCTTTGCGGGCGAAGCCATGTCCATGGGCGAGCGCACGCCGCTGGCTGCGCTGGATGCACCAGCCTCCGGCCGCATGGCCGTGGCCGAAGCCATCACCAACCTCTTGGCTGCCCCCATTGAGCTGCCGCGGGTGAAGCTGTCCGCCAACTGGATGGCCGCCTGCGGCGAACCCGGTGAAGATGCCGCGCTGTACGCCACCGTCAAGGCTGTGGGCATGGAGCTGTGTCCGGCTTTGGGTATCTCCATCCCCGTGGGCAAGGACAGCCTGTCCATGCGCACCCAATGGAAAGACGCTGGCACCGACAAGAAGGTGACCTCTCCCGTGTCCCTGATCGTGAGTGGTTTCGCCACCTTGCAAGACGTCCGTGGAACCTTGACGCCCCAGCTCAACGCGTCCGAGGACACCACCCTGGTGTTGGTGGATCTCGGCAAGGGCCAGCACCGCATGGCTGCGAGCATTCTCGCGCAGACCCTGGACCAGGTGGGCGAAAAGGTGCCCGATCTGGACGACGCTAAAGACTTGGTGAACCTGGTCAACGCGGTGAATGCCTTGCGCGCCAAGGGCCAGGTATTGGCCTATCACGACCGTGGCGATGGTGGTCTGCTGGCGACCGTAGCCGAAATGGCCTTTGCCGGTCGCGTAGGTGTGGCCCTGAACGTGGACATGCTGGTCACCGAGGGCGACGGCATCTCCGACAGCCGCATGGATGTGGGCGACAGCAAAAACTGGTCAGGGCAGGTGGGTGCCCGCCGTGAAGAAGCCACACTCAAGGCCCTGTTCAGCGAAGAGCTGGGCGTGGTGCTGCAGGTGCGCACCGCTGAGCGCTCGGAAGTGATGGCTACTTTGCGCGAGCATGGCCTGTCCAAGTTCAGCCACTTCATCGGCAAGACGCGTCCGGCGACTGATGCCATCGATGCGGGCAAGGGCGAGCTCCAAATTTGGCGCGATGCCAAGAGCATCTTCAGCGCCAAGCTGGCCGACCTGCACCAGGTCTGGGATGCCGTAAGCTGGAAGATCGCTCAGCAGCGCGACAACCCTGTTTGTGCCGATGCCGAACACGCCGCAGCCGGCGCTGAAAGCGATCCTGGCATGCATATTTACATGCCCAACAAGGCTCTGGCGCTCGTGGAGTCTGCGCAAGCAGCTATCAAATCAGGAGCGCCTGCCATCCTGACGAGCCGCCCCAAGGTGGCCGTGCTGCGCGAGCAGGGCGTCAACTCCCATGTGGAAATGGCCTATGCTTTCACAGAAGCCGGCTTTGAAGCTTATGACGTGCACATGACCGACTTGCAGACCGGTCGTGCGAAGCTCGCAGACTTCAAGGGCGTGGTCGCTTGCGGCGGTTTCAGCTATGGCGACACGCTGGGTGCCGGTATCGGCTGGGCGCGCAGCATCACGTTCAACGACGTGCTGTCCGAGCAGTTCAAAGCCTTCTTTGCCCGCCAGGACACCTTTGGCTTGGGCGTGTGCAACGGCTGCCAGATGTTTGCCGAGCTGGCAGACATCATCCCCGGCGCGCAGGACTGGCCACGCTTCACTACCAACCAGAGCGAGCGCTTTGAAGCCCGCCTCTCGCTAGTGGAAGTGCTGGAGTCACCGTCCTTGTTCTTCACTGATCTGGCCGGCATGCGCCTGCCGATTGCGGTAGCGCACGGCGAGGGTTACGCCAACTTCAAGTACCGTGGAAACGCCGACAAATCCATTGCCGCCATGCGTTATGTGGACAACACAGGCGCCGCGACCGAGGCCTATCCGTTCAACCCGAACGGCAGCGCCGGTGGCTTGACGGCTGTGACGACCGCTGAAGGTCGCTTCACCGCCATGATGCCGCACCCCGAGCGGGTGTTCCGCAACGTGCAGATGAGCTGGACCAGCCTGGACAAGAGCGAATTCAGCCCCTGGATGCAGCTGTGGCGCAATGCGCGCAAGTGGGTGGGTTAA
- the map gene encoding type I methionyl aminopeptidase, protein MTITYKDAQGIAGMRIAGKLASEVLDYLTPFVQPGVTTNELDKLAHDYITQVQGAIPAPLNYTGGGNTPYPKSICTSVNQQVCHGIPNDKQLKKGDIVNIDVTVIKDTWHGDTSRMFLVGDCSIAAKRLCSITYEAMWVGIQMVKPGVHLGDIGHAIQKFAEGKGFSVVREFCGHGIGQVFHEEPQVLHYGRPGTLEKLKEGMTFTIEPMINAGGKEIKDGPEKDGWSIVTKDRSLSAQWEHTVLVTPTGYEVLTLSAGSPATPDFVTA, encoded by the coding sequence ATGACTATCACTTACAAAGACGCCCAAGGCATTGCCGGCATGCGTATCGCGGGCAAACTGGCCTCTGAAGTACTGGACTACCTCACGCCGTTCGTCCAACCCGGCGTGACGACCAACGAGCTCGACAAGCTGGCTCACGACTACATCACGCAGGTGCAAGGCGCCATTCCCGCACCCTTGAACTACACCGGTGGCGGCAACACGCCCTACCCCAAGTCCATCTGCACCTCGGTGAACCAGCAGGTGTGCCACGGCATTCCCAATGACAAGCAGCTGAAAAAAGGCGACATCGTCAACATCGACGTCACCGTCATCAAAGACACCTGGCACGGCGACACTAGCCGCATGTTCCTGGTGGGTGATTGCTCCATTGCGGCCAAGCGCTTGTGTTCCATCACCTACGAAGCCATGTGGGTGGGCATCCAGATGGTCAAGCCCGGAGTCCACCTCGGTGACATTGGCCATGCCATCCAGAAATTTGCTGAAGGCAAGGGCTTCAGCGTGGTGCGCGAGTTTTGCGGGCATGGCATCGGCCAGGTCTTCCATGAAGAGCCTCAAGTGCTGCACTACGGCCGCCCCGGGACCTTGGAAAAGCTCAAAGAAGGCATGACCTTCACCATCGAGCCCATGATCAACGCCGGTGGCAAAGAAATCAAGGACGGTCCTGAAAAAGACGGCTGGAGCATCGTCACCAAGGACCGTTCCCTTTCCGCCCAGTGGGAGCACACCGTGCTGGTCACACCGACCGGTTACGAAGTGCTAACCCTTTCCGCCGGCAGTCCTGCGACGCCAGATTTTGTGACTGCCTGA
- a CDS encoding [protein-PII] uridylyltransferase has protein sequence MTELQALRTDYRARKAQLLDLVASPIATVRQVRKVLQRMADLTDEVLRQLWSGAGLAEPYALLAVGGYGRAELFPHSDVDVLVLLPDGHSADTDSDLKKRIETFIGNCWDVGLEIGSSVRTLSDCLQEAEKDVTVQTALLECRLITGNADLVQAFRKAFTEAMDPKAFFVAKTLEMRQRHTKFEDTPYSLEPNCKESPGGLRDLQVILWVAKAAGYGDNWADLARGGLATEFEVKQIERNEALLLLIRAKLHFIAKRREDRLIFDLQNAVAESFGYTAGSPEGDRKQLVRASEALMKRYYWAAKAVTQLNQILLMNIEERLNPSTHAPRRINDHFNDKAGMIDVASDDLYRRNPHAILETFLVYQTTVGIKGLSARTLRALYNARDLMDAKYRRDPINRATFLQIMQAPDGITHAMRLMNQTSVLGRYLWVFRKIVGQMQHDLFHVYTVDQHILMVLRNARRFFMVEHAHEYPFCSQLASGWDKPWILYIASLFHDIAKGRGGDHSELGIMEARRFCKEHGVPADDAKLIEFLVGEHLTMSRIAQKSDLSDPDVIQEFAKRVGNERYLTALYLLTVADIRGTSPKVWNAWKGKLLEDLYKYTARALGGRAPDADAEVEQRKREALVMVALYALPFEAHKPLWDTLDVGYFMRHDAADIAWHTKQLSRLVATDQPIVRARRSPVGEGLQVVVYTQDQPDLFARICGYFDQGGFSILDARIHTTKKGYALDTFQVVTSADMDEHYREMTSMLENGLAQAIAEAGPLPAPSRGRVSRRVKSFPIAPRVSLKPDEKAQRWLLNISASDRLGLLYCIARVLAKHQIVVQLAKVATLGERVEDTFLIHGAQLQHNRAQIDIETEILDALAV, from the coding sequence ATGACCGAGCTGCAAGCCCTGCGCACCGACTACCGGGCGCGCAAAGCGCAACTGCTGGACCTGGTTGCATCCCCCATAGCGACAGTGCGCCAGGTGCGCAAGGTCTTGCAGCGCATGGCGGACCTGACGGATGAGGTGTTGCGTCAGCTCTGGTCGGGTGCTGGTCTGGCAGAACCCTATGCGTTGCTGGCTGTGGGTGGTTACGGCCGGGCGGAGTTGTTTCCTCACTCCGACGTGGATGTGCTGGTCTTGCTGCCCGATGGTCACTCGGCCGACACCGACTCTGATCTCAAAAAGCGCATTGAGACCTTCATTGGCAATTGCTGGGATGTGGGTCTGGAAATCGGCTCCAGCGTGCGCACCTTGTCAGACTGCCTGCAAGAAGCCGAAAAAGATGTCACAGTCCAGACCGCCTTGCTGGAGTGCCGCCTTATCACCGGCAATGCGGACTTGGTGCAGGCTTTCCGAAAAGCCTTCACCGAGGCCATGGACCCCAAGGCCTTTTTCGTGGCCAAGACGCTGGAAATGCGCCAGCGTCACACCAAGTTTGAAGACACACCCTATTCGCTGGAACCGAACTGCAAGGAATCCCCAGGTGGCCTGCGTGACTTGCAGGTCATTTTGTGGGTGGCCAAGGCGGCCGGGTACGGCGACAACTGGGCGGATCTGGCCCGGGGAGGCTTGGCCACCGAATTCGAGGTCAAGCAGATTGAGCGCAATGAGGCTTTGCTCCTGCTGATCCGTGCCAAGCTGCATTTCATCGCCAAACGGCGTGAAGACCGCCTGATTTTTGACCTGCAGAATGCCGTGGCCGAGTCTTTCGGCTACACCGCCGGCTCGCCGGAGGGGGACCGCAAGCAGTTGGTGCGCGCCAGTGAGGCGCTGATGAAGCGCTACTACTGGGCAGCCAAGGCCGTTACCCAGCTCAACCAGATTCTGTTGATGAACATTGAGGAGCGGTTGAACCCCTCCACCCATGCGCCCCGCCGCATCAATGATCACTTCAACGACAAAGCCGGCATGATCGATGTGGCCAGCGACGACCTCTATCGCCGCAACCCGCACGCCATTCTGGAAACCTTTTTGGTCTACCAGACCACCGTGGGCATCAAAGGCCTTTCAGCTCGCACCTTGCGGGCTCTGTACAACGCCCGTGACCTGATGGATGCCAAATACCGGCGCGACCCGATCAATCGGGCGACTTTCCTGCAAATCATGCAGGCGCCGGACGGCATCACTCACGCGATGCGCCTCATGAACCAGACCTCAGTGCTAGGTCGCTACTTGTGGGTGTTCCGCAAAATCGTGGGGCAGATGCAGCATGACTTGTTCCACGTCTACACCGTGGACCAGCACATCCTGATGGTGCTGCGCAATGCGCGGCGCTTCTTCATGGTGGAACACGCGCACGAGTATCCGTTTTGTTCCCAATTGGCCTCCGGTTGGGACAAGCCTTGGATTTTGTATATCGCCTCCCTGTTCCACGACATCGCCAAAGGCCGTGGAGGCGACCACTCCGAGCTCGGAATTATGGAAGCGCGCCGTTTCTGCAAGGAACACGGCGTGCCTGCCGATGACGCCAAATTGATTGAGTTTTTGGTCGGCGAGCACCTGACCATGAGCCGGATTGCCCAGAAGTCCGATCTGTCGGACCCGGACGTTATCCAGGAATTTGCCAAGCGGGTAGGCAATGAGCGTTACCTCACCGCCTTGTACCTGCTGACGGTGGCCGATATCCGCGGCACGAGCCCCAAGGTCTGGAATGCCTGGAAGGGCAAGCTGCTGGAGGACTTGTACAAATACACCGCGCGTGCCTTGGGTGGCCGCGCACCGGATGCAGACGCGGAAGTAGAACAACGCAAGCGCGAAGCCCTGGTGATGGTGGCGCTGTACGCCCTGCCCTTTGAGGCCCACAAACCTTTGTGGGACACCCTGGATGTGGGTTACTTCATGCGCCATGATGCGGCGGACATTGCCTGGCACACCAAGCAGCTGTCGCGGCTGGTGGCAACTGACCAGCCGATAGTTCGCGCTCGTCGCTCGCCGGTCGGCGAAGGCTTGCAGGTCGTGGTCTACACCCAAGATCAACCGGATTTGTTCGCGCGTATCTGCGGTTACTTCGATCAAGGTGGCTTCAGCATTCTGGATGCCCGTATCCACACCACCAAAAAAGGCTACGCGTTGGATACGTTTCAGGTAGTAACCTCGGCCGACATGGACGAGCACTACCGTGAAATGACCAGCATGCTGGAAAACGGGTTGGCGCAAGCCATTGCCGAGGCCGGGCCGCTGCCGGCTCCCAGCCGGGGCAGAGTGTCGCGCCGGGTCAAGAGCTTTCCGATTGCGCCGCGCGTGTCGCTGAAGCCGGACGAGAAGGCGCAGCGCTGGCTGCTGAACATCTCTGCCAGTGACCGGCTGGGCCTGCTTTATTGCATCGCCCGGGTACTGGCCAAGCACCAGATCGTGGTGCAACTGGCCAAGGTGGCCACGCTTGGCGAGCGGGTGGAGGATACCTTTTTGATTCACGGCGCACAGCTGCAGCACAATCGCGCGCAGATCGATATAGAAACCGAAATCCTGGACGCTTTGGCGGTTTAG